The following DNA comes from Riemerella anatipestifer ATCC 11845 = DSM 15868.
TGCCAAATGCCTTGCTCTTTTGATAGCAGCAGATACTTTTCTTTGGTATTTTAAAGAAGTTCCTGTGTATCTTCTTGGTAAAATTTTACCTTGCTCGTTAACGAACTGAAGAAGGAAATCTGCATCTTTATAATCTACATATTTGATACCGTATTTTTTAAATCTACAGTATTTTTTTTCAGATTTAGTATTGATATCTAGTGGTGTAAGGAATTTTACCTCAGACTCCCCACCTTGTGCGGCTTGTTGTGCCATTTCATCTATTGCCATAGTTTCTTTTTTTAGGGGTTAAAAATTAAGCTTTTTTAGATTTTAGTTTTGCTCTTCTCTTTTCAGCATACTCTACAGCGTGCTTGTCTAACTTTGTAGTTAAGTAACGGATAACTCTCTCGTCTCTTTTGAAAGCAAGTTCTAAATCTGCCACGATAGTTCCTTCACCTTTGAATTCTATCAAAGTATAGAAACCATTTTTCTTCAATTGAATAGGGTAAGCTAACTTTTTTAGTCCCCAATTTTCTTTGGCTACGATTTCGCAATTTTGATCTTTTAAAAGATCTTCAAATTTTTTCACTGCTTCCTCCACCTGAGCGTCAGACAGAACGGGAGTTAAAATG
Coding sequences within:
- the rpsR gene encoding 30S ribosomal protein S18, which codes for MAIDEMAQQAAQGGESEVKFLTPLDINTKSEKKYCRFKKYGIKYVDYKDADFLLQFVNEQGKILPRRYTGTSLKYQRKVSAAIKRARHLALMPYVADLLK
- the rpsF gene encoding 30S ribosomal protein S6, with the translated sequence MNHYETVFILTPVLSDAQVEEAVKKFEDLLKDQNCEIVAKENWGLKKLAYPIQLKKNGFYTLIEFKGEGTIVADLELAFKRDERVIRYLTTKLDKHAVEYAEKRRAKLKSKKA